The Amycolatopsis coloradensis sequence CGCCTTGTCCAGCGCGGCAGCGAGGTCGCCGCCGGTGCCCATCGGCGGGGTGGGGTCGCCCTTGGCGGGCGTCATCCCCGGCGGGAAGGCGAATTCGCGCGGGCCGAGGCCGGTGTCGACGAGGATCGTGCGGCCGTTGCCGCGGATCAGGTACGCGCCGGTCGGGACGTGCACGGTGCCGTCCTCGTCGAAGACGTCCGGGTGGGCTTCGGGGTCGAGACCCGGGAAGAACGCGAGCGGCAGCCTGATCAGACCGTCCCCGATCGCTTCGATCTCGATGTCTCCGACGGTGATGCCCACCAAAACCCCCAAAAAAAGTCGATTCCGTTGCCGGGAACGACAACCCAGCGGGGGCCGGGTCTGTTCCCGGTTTCAGAGACCGACCGGTTCCCGCAGCTCAGCGGTGGCGAACCCGGCGATGCCTTCGGTGAAACCGGTTCGCGCGGTGAAGCCGAGCAGCCGCCGGGCGCGGGCGGGGTCGGCGACGACGTGCCGGACGTCGGCGGGCCGGGCACCCCCGGCGATCTTCGGAGCCGGTCCTCCGCAGGCCTTCGCGAGTTCCTCGGCGAGTTCGCCGACGGAGTGGGGTTGCCCGGAACAGATGTTCAGCGGAGTCAGGTCACCTTCGGGCCCGTCGGTGCCCAGCGCCAGGACGTTCGCCCTCGCCACGTCGTGGACGTGCACGAAGTCGCGCTGCTGTTTCCCGTCCTCCAGCACGATCGGCGCCTCACCGCGCAAGAGCGAGGACCGGAACAGCGACGCGACGCCCGCGTACGGGGTGTTCTGCGGCATCCGCGGCCCGTAGACGTTGTGGTAGCGCAGGGCCCAGACCGTTCCGCCGGTCTGCCGGGCCCACGCCGCCACCAGATGTTCCTGCGCGAGCTTGGTGGCCGCGTAGGTGCTTCGCGGCCGCAGCGGCGCGTCTTCGGGGACCAGCCGCCAGCCGAGCTCGGCGCCGCAAGCCGCGCACGTGGGCTCGAAGCGTCCGGCATCCACATCGGACTGTTTCCGCGGCGACGGCGGGACGATGCCGTGGGCAGGGCATTCGTAGCGACCTTCGCCGTAGACGACCATCGACGAGGCGAGCACCAGTTTCCGGACCTTCGCCCGGTGCATCGCCGCGAGCAGCACGGCGGTCCCGTAGTCGTTGTTCAGCGCGTACGACGGCGCGTCGGACGGATCGACCCCGTGCCCGACGACGGCCGCCTGATGGCAGACCGCGT is a genomic window containing:
- a CDS encoding NAD-dependent epimerase/dehydratase family protein — translated: MRTLITGGAGFIGSHVADLLSDEGHEVVVLDNLLSTAHGSSHPPGYTGRHRFLRGDVADTELVAELLDGVDAVCHQAAVVGHGVDPSDAPSYALNNDYGTAVLLAAMHRAKVRKLVLASSMVVYGEGRYECPAHGIVPPSPRKQSDVDAGRFEPTCAACGAELGWRLVPEDAPLRPRSTYAATKLAQEHLVAAWARQTGGTVWALRYHNVYGPRMPQNTPYAGVASLFRSSLLRGEAPIVLEDGKQQRDFVHVHDVARANVLALGTDGPEGDLTPLNICSGQPHSVGELAEELAKACGGPAPKIAGGARPADVRHVVADPARARRLLGFTARTGFTEGIAGFATAELREPVGL